The following nucleotide sequence is from Juglans microcarpa x Juglans regia isolate MS1-56 chromosome 6D, Jm3101_v1.0, whole genome shotgun sequence.
gaaacctttttattttttcggtCATGAAAAGTTTTCATAAAGATTGGCACTGTTAACCCAAGGGATATAAAGGTTGGATGGGGACCATTCGTGGAGTGGAGGCCACAAGTTCGAAGTTTGCCCTCCTTTTCTCTCCCCAAGGGCCAAAATCACTCATCACTTCTACTCTTAGCCTGTTACATATGTTTTCCCAATAGCTTTGAGAAAGCAAAAGGGCTACCAAATAAGAACCTTGTTCTCTTCATAGATGTGAAAGTGTTATTGTAAGAAGTCTTTACATTGCAGTAGCCTTTTCTCCAGAAGTTTGTTTCAAATTGAATAATCCCTGTGTTGTCTAGAGGATTTCTAAGTTCAGGGCTGTCTTAAGGGGGATTTTGATTACCAATATAGTAGCCTTTTGTCTGCGTTAGCATCTATTTTGATGGCCTGCCTTTCAAATGATTTCAGGATACAGGGAGAAAGTCTTTGCTATCATTGGTGTTAAGATCTATGCTGCAGGACTGTATGTAAATCaatctattctatttaaattgaATGCTTGGAAAGGGAAATCAGCAGCTGAGATTCAAGAAAATTCTTCgttattcaattcaatttttcaatgtAAGGACAAAAAGAAATCATCAATGCTTTCTTGCTCTAGAGAGAGGTTGCTTAGAGTAACTTATGAAAGTTGATAACAGAACTTCTTTTAATCACAGCTCCTTTAGAGAAATCATTACAAATTGTACTGGTTAGAGATGTAGATGGCAAAACTTTCTGGGATGCCTTAGATGATGCCATCTCCCCGAGAATCAAAGCACCGACTTCCATTGATGAATTAGCACTGTCCACATTCCGTAGCATCTTCCAAGGGCGACCCCTGAAGAAAGGAactttcatatttttgacctgGCTGGACCCATCCAAAATGCTTGTAAGTCTGAATTTTACATACAGCATTCTTGCTATGAGCATCCATTCTACACAGATATTGTGCACTTGAAGAATTTCTTGCTCCATCCATATCTCCTCCCCACACCCTTTACTATATGTGCACCAGTCCATTGGTTTTATTCTGATTTTGACAGTGTGATGTAGTTTCTCTTATATGAACTGATTCGTCTGGATTTATTGCGATGCTCAGGTTTGTGTGTCATCAGATGGGCTACCAGCTAGTGTGGATGCTGAAATTGAGTCAGAGAATGTGACTCTTGCTCTTTTCGATGTCTTTTTTGGAAACACACCCGTTTCTCCCTCCTTGAAAGATTCAGTAGCCAGTGGGTTGGCAACAATCCTCAAGTAGATGCCATGTTAgtttcttcaaaaatattttggtaaCTTGGTTTTCAGATATGCATGTAATTGCTTGATTACTTGAGCCACTGTCTATATGTAACCTGGATGGGAATTGTTGtagaatttaaaagaaaaggcaTATTTCTCAATCGCCAGAATAATGTTCAAAAGAGTCGGATAAAGATTTTGCAGGCAAAATTTCACAGGCATTTGAGCGGCAATTCCTTAGCtgcaaatttttcttttcctgtttTCCCAAGAACCATAAATAATGAATCGTCCGTTACCATTTTCGACATTCCCGTAATGATTGTCTTCGGCCATTCTGTCTTGTGCTGGGCAAATTGTTGTGTCTGTACATCTTTATTGCATTGTATACTGCCTTAAGCTGCATTCTCTGCCCTTGTGGCATTGAACATCGACAAATGTGGTACAATGATGGGAATATATGATGATGGGATAGAATTGCTTTAAACAAGGTTTAGAAATCTGTTCAAACATTGTCTGATTTAATTTTCTCGAGCATCTTGAAAACCTCAGCCATGGTAGGCCTCCTGGAGGGCTCTGGTTCAAGACACATTAAAGCGATACTGAATACACTGTTAATCTCATCCTCAGGACAGTTGTCTAAGCTACTGTCGAGTACAAgctcctccctcttctcttgAACAACTGCCTTCACCTGCGCCAACGTGCATAGAACAATTTCAATACAGTGTCTACTAATCTATAAGGAGGGGGCATCACTCAGGCACTTTCAAACAAAGAACACTGCATTTATTCACCTACCGGGGCAATgactaggggtgataaacggtccggtcggaccgaacggaccggaccgagacttagaccggtccagtccggtccacattttagaggacagaaacttttcggtccggtccatggtccaagattttttttttagaccggaccggaccgaatgaaaaaaaaattttatatatattttatatataataattgtacaattaacaatataaaattttaaatatattattaatacttattaatattctataaattaacaatattatatatatatcttcatctaacatatcactattaacaatataaaattttaaatatgttatcaacacttgttaatattctatgaattaactaatatataatatcaattaattaattatatagtgattatataaattaataatataattttcatctaatttattatcattgaccatataaaatatttttttattgagtttggtacataatccatattaataagtcacttaatttaatttaatattttaaataaattttttttattaattatttaaaaaaattaagccgGACCGACtagctatcggtccggtccggtccctttgggtgttcggtccggtccggtctggaaaACTATGGACCGAAAATATTTGGTCCATCGCCGGAACGGACCGGACCATTTGCAACCCTAGCAAtgacaaaaaatcaaaaataaaaataaaataaatatgagatgtaACTTAGTATCAGATAGATGTAGTAGTAACATAATAAAGTTCTTGCTCTGCCACTGTAGCAGTTGAAAAGTCACATCTCTGATTCTCATTTAGTTTAATAATTTCCTAGTAATTTGTATTGGTGTTGATTTCCTCTGTTTTGGTGAGTTTTCTGAACCATTTACTTATAAACTTTTCATGGATGATTTGATGGATATTCATGGTACGAAGAAATCGTTCCAATGGCTGCTTTAGGTAAGTTACTACTAGAGTGACGAGTTCAACAAATATCACATCccatttatcttttctttagcTCACTAAATCAGATACTTATGGAGAGGGACCTCATCTGAAATAAAATGAACTCCTTCCTTGGGGTGTCGAAAAGTGCCCAAGCTAATGAAGAGAACATTCTAaattatgatataaaaaaataataaaagcttaaataatcatcaaaaGTTGTAGGCTAAATCAATCAATGCCAGACTGCAATGATTGTTTCTATTTTAAGAATAGAATCTACAGGAATTTTGATGGATGTTCATAACTTACCCAGGACACAAGCCTAGTTCCCTCTTCCAGAAATGCTTCATCGGTTGGTTTCTTCCCTGTTAAAAGCTCCAGCAAGACGACCCCAAAACTGTAAACATCCCCTTTTGCTGTTGCTCTTCCTGTATCAAAATATTCTGCAGGACAGAACTGAGCACTTAGCATAACCAGGCACTAGAACCAAGATTCGGAGAGACCGACTACAATGGTGGAGTTGTTCATACCAGGAGCTAAATATCCAAAAGTTCCAGCAACAAATGTAGAAACGTGAGTCTTATCTGGTTCCATCAATGTGGCCAATCCAAAATCAGAAACTTGAGCCTCCATGTTCTGATCCAACAATATATTGCTCGACTTAATATCTCTGTGAATAATGTGAGGGATGCAATCATGATGAAGGTATGATAATCCTCTTGCAGCACCTACTGCTATTTTGTATCTGGATGGCCAGTCCAAAAGCTTCTTGTCCATAGATCTTCCTGCAATATAATCCACAATCAGAGCTACGGGAATGGAGGAAACAAAATGGGAAAATTAAGCTATGGAATCATCCTAACTTCCAGATGATCCTGTAAGTGATCGTCAGAAAGGAAGACAGTTCAGAAATATCTCAACTCTGATATTGTTGCtgaaaaccaaaatataaagcTTGGTTTTGATACTATATTGAAAAACATACCATGCAGAAAGCTGTCCAGGCTTCCATTTGGCATCAGCTCATATATGAGAAGATTATAGTGAGAAGCTGTGTAATATCCATGAAGAGTTACAATATTTCGATGCTTTATGTCTCCCATTGCTTCCAACTCTCTCTCAAAACCTCTATCTCTTTCTGCAGTTCCCCTATTCAGTCTTTTAACTGCAAAGGCTGTGGATTCATTTATAGTCAATCTATAAACAGTGCCATAGCCTCCAGAGCCAATGATGTCTTTGTTGCTCAATTTCAGTGTCCTCTTCAAGAATGCGTCGGATGTTAGAGATTGCATCATTGGAGACCTAAACATCACCATCTTCCCACCTGCATATGCCCAGTACCGCATTAAATTTACAtaactttttttctcctttcaaaCAAGTTGAATTGGAGGATCTGTATATATGTTGTTGTCACCCATACCTGAGTAGCCATCTTCGTAAACCATATGCTTTCTTTTCCATCTTCTATAAAGGAGGACTGAAATGATGATCTTTGATATAACAAAAGCAACGCAGCATACTGTGATGTAGAACGCTAAGACCATGGAATTGCCCATTTGCAAATTCAGAGGAGCAGGGTTAAAATATTACAGAGAATCAGAAATCGTTTAAAAATTCTCCACGCTTCTTATCTCATGTATCGAGCTGAATGTCTAAGTTGGACATGGAaaacaccaaaattaaaaaggaaaacgaAAGAAAGGACTTAAAAATCAAGAATCAAGGTTCCTCACAGACCTAAATgtcaattggcatcagagcataAACCAACTAAAGATATTGGATCAAGAGTAGGAGAACATGTTAGTAATGTAAGATGTACATATGCAAGCCTCTCTTTCACACTGTAAAGAGAAGAAACAACCcatcatgtttttatttttttttaaaaagcagTCTTTTATGAGAATTCCAACTGCTAGATTCAGGTATGAATGAGGGGAAAGTTTCGAGAAAAGAAAGCATGGCAGAGAAGACTTGATGGAGAGGACAACTCCATGATGTGAGAGTGAGTTTCTAAAGGAAATATAGTGCTTTGGATGATGGATATTTACGTCACCTGAGGTTAGGTTGCGAATCAAAGGTTATTTCGGTACGTAATGTACGTAGCATTTTTGGTATGTGGTGCCGACGGGATGAAACTTTTGAGCATAAACATTtcacatatacatataaacaTATCATAATGGTTAAATTTCCACACCATTTAAAGAGTGGAAAGCAATACAAGCAGCACAAGAACCAAAAGTCAAAACGAAAAAGGTGAAGGGAAGATCATGTGAAATTCTAGGCTGTCGCCATATATTCTTGACCACCTGTCCTTCCCCATTCATGTGGAACTTGAGAATTCACGTACCCAACAGTACATCACTTTTTTATGGATATGAACACAGCTGTGTAAGGAATCTCCAAGACCTCCATGAATATGGATCACGTtgtttttttttgccttttcccTCCCTTGCTTCCACCCCTTCAATACACTTTTTTATAGTCAATATTGTGTGACGGTAATAATTCATTggatttttcaattatttcgATTGGTAAGGGGATATACTCTATCTTCTAGCTTTCAATCCatgattttattagtttttgagTGAGAAATAGCTCAAATATCTGGCATTTATATATAGGAATGGTACAAGATTTCATTGGTTGAACTGAAAATGATATTTCTTGTCAAAACGTCGTGCTTTTgatttaaactttttaactcTACACTGaactggaaaaaaaagaaatgagggagtgaaaaaggaaaatgcttgatctgtaaaaaataattataaaaaaaaaaaaaaactatttttgaaaGGATAGTTATTATTGAGAATATGTGAAAAAGCATGAAAATAAGTCATCAAATTAACCCATAAGAACTTCACCTTCCAGCTTACGAAAAACAAATGATTTATTATACCCTTCTGAATTTACAGGGTTTTTGACTTGTTGAACGAGATCATGTTCCACACGCTTCCCGATCTGTCATCTTGCAAATGGGCTCTCAATTCTGAAGGATATTCTTTATGGAAAATGCTGCTCTTCTTGTTAtgattacttatttatttattattatttatttaatgattaaagaattattttttaatgatgatgtaaattttttatttttttaaaaatatttaaaagtgttaaaaaatacatgtaaaaaacaagcaaaaaaaaaaaaaaaaaaaatttcaaaatacacTAGCGGGAGCTCCAGtggtggctgtagagccacccGTTCTTTATTGAAAATTCGAAGGAAAAGGTCTTGACAGATTCCTCACCACATCAGCTTGTTTAGAACTTTTTCACCGTCCCTTTTTAGAAAAACCAAATGATTTGCTCCTTGCCAATGCGTAGTCCgaatcagtattttaattagACAGGTATTGCTGCAGTGAGGGGGGATCCCTAGTGTGTATTCTGCAAGAATTGCAAAGGAACTGCAACATTTTTGGAGGCCTATTTCGTTCTGAAGAGTGCAGAttcaaaaaccatctcatcGCATGTAAAGACTCCTGTCTGTATTGAATAGGACCTTTTGTTTTCTGTGGTGAATTCCCCTTTCTGTACTACTTAGCAGATGAGGTTTGTTTATATCCCTGTTTAAGAGTTTATTGTCTCTCTTACTGGTAGGTTGACTGTCTGTGTAGCTGTGTTTTCAACTTCAATACTTTGGAATGACCTCATTCAtccaaagaaaaaccaaaacaaaaaaactaaaggcATGAAAAATGGTGCTTGGTATTTTAGCGGCTACACATAATGGATAATGCACTGTTAAAATCACCTAAGGTTTTTTTAGATTATTGACATTCCATCCTCAATATATtgatatgcatatatacataatgGACAGCAAAGAATAACAAGAAGATCAATACAAAAAACATAAGAATGGGAACGAACGCACAGGAATGCTAACCCTAGATTGGAAGCGGATGGATATTATGCTACACAAGCACACTTAATGACTTCTTATTATCCTGCAAATTTTCAAGCAACAGATGTATACATGGTTAATATTTATGAATGCAATGTCTGGCATTCAATCTGTATAGAGAAGAATAATCGATATAGTGGTTGAGAAATATCTTGCCTTCCCAATCGAGAGAGCTCCGGCTCTGCCAGTAGCATATCTTGCAGCGGTTTTACATTCATTTCTCCTTCACTGTaactacaaaaacaaagaagaaactcAATTCTATTTTCATCAATAGCAAGCAGGTTTTTCACATTCATGTTCTCAATTTTTGGAAACACAATAGATTCTCGATTAAAATGACAGAGATATACTGAATATACTATATTTGGaggtcaaaaggaaaaaaatatttatagattgTAGAGTGTTAGTGCCCGTGTGCTGCAAATTTTCATATGTCATCGTTAGATACTGTTGCATAGGCTATGTTaccagatccaaagcatatgcCATATACAGTTGAGAGGTCACTGACAACGTTAAACTTCACACAACTGGATGGGCTGATTAATCAAAATACACTCCACGGTTCCATTCTAagatcttattttttgtttataagtaAATTCTAAGATCTTATCTCTCTTAAAGAACTGCATACATGAAACTTCCCTGCTAATATGGGAGTCACCTAACTTTGGCCAGAAATGAGGCTATGCTATAATGAAATTGCACCGAAAACCCAATGATTTCAGCATCTAACTCAGTACACTCATGTTCAAACAAAAGTGAAATGCAAACTAACTCTTACAATCAGAAAATATGCTGTTTGTAAGAGGACTCCATGTTTTTGGTAATAATGCAATGTCCTCCTCCACACTTTTTGAAAGTCCAAGCCATTTTGAATTACAGTCATTAACATCACTGGAGCTAATTGCAATTTTCTCACTTGATGAATCTAATTGAACAGACAGTCTACATCAGATACATCAATGGAGATTTTGAACATAAATCTAAAAGTTTCTTCTGTAACTACAACCAATTGAATGTTTGGCCAAATGCTACTGGGTATAAGAAGTTTTGCAGCCAATATTTTCCAGGTGGAATCAATATGGTAGATTTCTACTGCACCCAGATTTGTCTCACAACTTTTCTGTCTGATATTAGTGACTGCTAATCAGATAGTCAGAAATGTATACAGAACTGCTTCAAATTCTCCAATTACTCGAGCAGTAAGTTCAGAGAAAAATACTTGACCATGCGCTCAAGCTTCCTCTATAAGGGGAATGCAAAACTCCTGAAACTTCAATTTACTCTGAAAGATTCAAAGTGTCTTCTCTATTGAAGTATTAAGTTCGGCTTCACTCTTTTCCAGTGATGTTTATCTGTTTAAAGGTGGAGACTTGGCAACAACAACTCAATATAATTTCCACTCTTCTCTAAACATGCTAAGGCTATTGCATCATGTTTTTGCCTCCTAACATCAATTTGAGAAACCTTGCTATTTCCTGAATCTGTAATTCCTAATTTTTGCACTTTGTCCTTGCTCGAGTTTACTTCAAGAGAGAATATGTTGAATAGTATTCttgtaaataaatgaagaaTGAATAGAGAAAATGAACTACCCAAAAAACTGCTCAAGGGAAAGCAGCCTGTGGTGAAGAGTGTAATCACTGCCAACATAAGTCACAATTAAGCTGCCAGCATCAGGGTGGGGCCAGCTCCTCGAAGTAGGAAACCAGAGTACAAACGTGCCAGGATCTTGAAGGCCCCTCGGACCTTGAAGTGAAGATTCTGCTTCCTCCTTTGTTACAAATCCCTCTATCCATTTTGGTGACATAGAACTCCACATTGCATTAATCCAGTCTCTTGATAATGTGAAAGCTACAGGGTATAACCAACACCACATCTTCTCAAAGTTCTCCTGGGAAAGATACTCTCGACATCCAGCAATTCTCCTCAGAAGCTCCAAGtcctaacataaaaataaaatcaggaaAATATTCCGCTTCTTTCTTTTATGCCAAAACCTATTCTAAAAAACTACCATTAATAACGAAAGGCTAATTgcataaataaacaagaattgGCTGAAACAGATTcccaataagagagagaaagagagagagatttatcCCACATATTCTACCTTAAT
It contains:
- the LOC121234748 gene encoding fatty-acid-binding protein 3, chloroplastic isoform X2, coding for MLGEVAISTPLWLSAPCIPPRNCNSIPRICFLRRNSNPTASFSQTQYFSHLSSYPLHLSPFKDSKPQAQLSPNAASSSSVEYTEEPTTNVKFQRSLSLPGCSSSLSLIGTAPLEKSLQIVLVRDVDGKTFWDALDDAISPRIKAPTSIDELALSTFRSIFQGRPLKKGTFIFLTWLDPSKMLVCVSSDGLPASVDAEIESENVTLALFDVFFGNTPVSPSLKDSVASGLATILK
- the LOC121234747 gene encoding receptor-like serine/threonine-protein kinase At1g78530; its protein translation is MGNSMVLAFYITVCCVAFVISKIIISVLLYRRWKRKHMVYEDGYSGGKMVMFRSPMMQSLTSDAFLKRTLKLSNKDIIGSGGYGTVYRLTINESTAFAVKRLNRGTAERDRGFERELEAMGDIKHRNIVTLHGYYTASHYNLLIYELMPNGSLDSFLHGRSMDKKLLDWPSRYKIAVGAARGLSYLHHDCIPHIIHRDIKSSNILLDQNMEAQVSDFGLATLMEPDKTHVSTFVAGTFGYLAPEYFDTGRATAKGDVYSFGVVLLELLTGKKPTDEAFLEEGTRLVSWVKAVVQEKREELVLDSSLDNCPEDEINSVFSIALMCLEPEPSRRPTMAEVFKMLEKIKSDNV
- the LOC121234748 gene encoding fatty-acid-binding protein 3, chloroplastic isoform X1 produces the protein MLGEVAISTPLWLSAPCIPPRNCNSIPRICFLRRNSNPTASFSQTQYFSHLSSYPLHLSPFKDSKPQAQLSPNAASSSSVEYTEEPTTNVKFQRSLSLPGCSSSLSLIGTGYREKVFAIIGVKIYAAGLYVNQSILFKLNAWKGKSAAEIQENSSLFNSIFQSPLEKSLQIVLVRDVDGKTFWDALDDAISPRIKAPTSIDELALSTFRSIFQGRPLKKGTFIFLTWLDPSKMLVCVSSDGLPASVDAEIESENVTLALFDVFFGNTPVSPSLKDSVASGLATILK